One window from the genome of Calliopsis andreniformis isolate RMS-2024a chromosome 12, iyCalAndr_principal, whole genome shotgun sequence encodes:
- the LOC143185445 gene encoding zinc finger HIT domain-containing protein 3, producing MTKICCVCTRIECSYKCPVCKEFYCSVACCKIHKESSCEPPKLQHNEINDNKKVNAKYEFPTEDTVPIEKLERLHDSQELKNCLKNPHVRDIMRAILTDENPTKAIALAMTEPVFVEMADACLKIVEPTADKQPC from the exons ATGACGAAAATTTGTTGTGTATGCACTCGAATAGAATGTTCATATAAATGTCCTGTGTGCAAAGAATTTTA TTGTTCTGTAGCTTGTTGCAAAATACATAAAGAAAGTAGTTGTGAACCACCAAAGCTTCAGCATAATGAaattaatgataataaaaaGGTAAATGCCAAGTATGAATTCCCTACTGAGGATACAGTTCCTATTGAGAAATTAGAACGATTACATGATAGTCAAGAATTAAAGAATTGTTTAAAAAATCCACATGTACGTGATATAATGCGTGCCATTCTGACTGATGAAAATCCCACAAAGGCTATTGCTTTAGCCATGACTGAACCAGTATTTGTGGAAATGGCAGATGCTTGTTTAAAGATTGTGGAACCAACAGCTGATAAACAACCATGTTAA
- the LOC143185446 gene encoding beta-glucuronidase, whose translation MWYLILLSISAVMAGESGPEIDYPEMPLEYPHLPPEEVPSPLPGMLYPRESESREVKILDGMWDFLVSPFEDKFKGYKEAWFTKDLSKAGKVMQMPVPSSYNDITTSRAIRDHMGAVWYQRMFYVPSSWREQRVFIRFGSVNYLAQVWINGGLVTNHEIGHLPFEAEISSYLVYGGKNRITVAVDNTLLQTSIPQGKVVDTTVDNGTMHKQTYTFDFFNYAGIHRPVLLHTRPRVYIEDITIRTSVAGDRGIVKYIIEPAGLREQEIPICKVTLLEAEDTLATKEPVYGFSGTLVVPQAKLWWPRGMSTNPGYLYTLEVTLSTVNSTKIDVYRLSVGIRKLTWTNTSLLLNDKPLYMRGFGRHEDAILRGRGLDLVTVTRDHELLEWVGANAYRTSHYPYSDEVLDLADKLGFLIIDECPSVDTENFSPILLARHKDSLSELIRRDKNRPSVIMWSIANEPRTQLPEAGEYFKQIAHHTKALDPTRPITLAMAQTVQDDQAGEYLDVISFNRYNAWYNNPGQLDTITNRVIGEARAWYRKYNKPVLMSEYGADTMPGLHELPEYVWSEEYQKELLSKHFIAFDKLRAEGFFIGEFIWNFADFRTAQTFIRVGGNKKGLFTRERQPKMAAYHVRKRYHALQKELDEMAIPSDLENYISLRYSQHSEL comes from the exons ATGTGGTATTTAATTCTCCTTTCAATCAGCGCCGTAATGGCGGGGGAATCGGGTCCCGAAATTGACTATCCTGAAATGCCCCTAGAATACCCACATTTACCACCAGAAGAAGTGCCATCGCCTCTTCCTGGCATGCTTTATCCGCGAGAAAGCGAGTCACGAGAG GTAAAAATTCTCGACGGTATGTGGGATTTTTTAGTTTCGCCATTCGAAGATAAATTTAAAGGATACAAAGAGGCATGGTTTACCAAAGACTTGTCAAAG GCGGGGAAAGTGATGCAAATGCCAGTTCCTTCGTCCTACAATGACATTACAACTTCGAGAGCAATTCGAGATCACATGGGCGCTGTCTGGTATCAGCGCATGTTCTATGTGCCTTCTTCTTGGCGAGAACAAAGAGTCTTCATCAGATTTGGATCGGTTAACTACCTTGCGCAGGTG TGGATAAATGGTGGACTCGTAACGAACCATGAAATAGGTCATCTGCCATTCGAGGCAGAAATATCTTCGTATTTGGTGTACGGTGGTAAAAATCGTATTACAGTGGCGGTAGACAATACTTTACTTCAAACAAGCATACCGCAGGGAAAAGTTGTCGATACTACCGTTGATAATGGAACAATGCACAAGCAGACTTACACTTTCGATTTTTTCAACTATGCCGGCATACACAG ACCTGTCTTACTGCATACAAGACCACGTGTGTATATCGAAGATATTACGATAAGGACAAGCGTAGCCGGTGATCGAGGTATCGTGAAATACATCATTGAACCAGCTGGTTTACGCGAACAAGAAATTCCTATATGCAAAGTGACTTTGCTTGAAGCTGAGGACACTTTAGCTACAAAAGAACCGGTTTACGGATTCTCTGGTACGCTTGTGGTACCACAGGCCAAACTTTGGTGGCCCAGGGGTATGAGTACTAATCCTGGATATTTATACACCTTGGag GTTACATTGTCCACAGTGAACAGTACCAAAATAGACGTTTACAGATTGTCAGTTGGTATCAGAAAATTAACGTGGACTAACACAAGTTTGCTACTTAACGACAAACCTCTGTATATGCGAGGATTTGGAAGACACGAGGACGCGATCCTAAGAGGACGAGGTTTAGATTTGGTCACCGTGACTAGAGACCATGAATTGTTAGAATGGGTTGGTGCCAATGCCTACAGGACCAGCCACTATCCTTACAGTGATGAAGTACTTGATTTAGCTGACAA attGGGTTTCCTCATCATTGACGAATGCCCGTCTGTGGACACTGAGAATTTTTCACCGATTCTGCTCGCACGCCACAAGGATTCGTTATCAGAACTTATAAGGCGAGACAAGAATCGTCCTTCAGTGATCATGTGGTCTATTGCTAACGAACCTAGGACACAACTTCCAGAAGCTGGAGAGTACTTTAAACAAATTGCTCATCATACTAAAGCACTTGACCCTACTAGACCAATCACTCTAGCCATGGCACAGACAGTCCAG GATGATCAAGCTGGTGAATATCTTGATGTGATTAGTTTTAATCGTTATAATGCTTGGTACAATAACCCTGGTCAACTTGATACAATTACTAACAGAGTCATAGGAGAAGCCAGAGCATggtacagaaaatacaataaacctgTGCTTATGTCAGAGTATGGTGCTGACACTATGCCTGGTTTGCATGAG CTGCCAGAGTATGTGTGGAGCGAAGAATATCAAAAAGAATTATTATCTAAACATTTTATAGCATTTGATAAATTAAGAGCTGAAGGTTTTTTCATTGGTGAATTTATCTGGAACTTTGCTGATTTCCGAACAGCTCAAA CATTTATACGAGTAGGTGGTAATAAGAAAGGATTATTCACAAGAGAAAGGCAACCAAAAATGGCAGCTTACCATGTCAGGAAAAGATATCATGCTCTACAAAAAGAACTAGATGAGATGGCAATACCATCAGATCTCGAAAATTATATTTCACTTCGTTATTCTCAGCATTCAGAGCTTTGA